One window from the genome of Candoia aspera isolate rCanAsp1 chromosome 15, rCanAsp1.hap2, whole genome shotgun sequence encodes:
- the GTF2H3 gene encoding general transcription factor IIH subunit 3 isoform X2 yields MVLGNSHLFMNRNNKLAVIASHIQESRFLYPGKHWASLDLFGESGESNISGSKDGKYELLTTINETIAEEIKELMTNTEVKGQQTETLLAGSLAKALCYIHRMTKESKASQEIKSRILVVKAAEDSALQYMNFMNVIFAAQKRNILIDACVLDSDSGLLQQACDITGGIYLKIPYKPSLLQYLLWVYLPDQEQRSQLILPPSVHVDYRAACFCHRNLIEIGYVCSVCLSIFCNFSPICTTCETAFKISLPAVMKSKKKKLKMAV; encoded by the exons ATGGTGTTGGGAAACTCACACTTATTTATGAACCGCAACAACAAACTTGCTGTGATAGCCAGTCATATACAAGAAAG CCGTTTCCTGTACCCTGGAAAACACTGGGCATCTCTCGATCTCTTTGGAGAATCTGGAGAATCGAATATTTCTGGCAGCAAGGACGGAAAATATGAATTATTAACCACCATAAATGAAACCATTGCAGAGGAGATAAAGGAGCTGATGACCAATA CTGAAGTAAAGGGGCAGCAGACAGAAACACTGCTGGCTGGATCTCTTGCTAAAGCACTTTGCT ATATTCACAGGATGACAAAAGAGAGTAAAG CCAGCCAGGAAATAAAGTCCAGGATTTTG GTCGTAAAAGCTGCCGAAGATAGTGCATTGCAATATATGAACTTCATGAATgtgatctttgcagcccagaaacGG aatattTTGATTGACGCCTGCGTGTTGGACTCTGATTCAGGACTTTTGCAGCAG GCGTGTGATATCACTGGCGGTATCTACTTGAAAATTCCCTACAAGCCCTCTCTTCTGCAGTATTTGCTG tgggTTTATCTGCCTGATCAAGAACAGAGATCCCAGCTGATCCTTCCACCCTCTGTTCACGTTGACTACCGTGCTGCCTGCTTCTGCCACAGAAATCTCATTGAAATTGGTTATGTCTGCTCTGTGTGTTTGTCAA tatTCTGCAACTTCAGTCCAATTTGCACCACTTGTGA gaccGCTTTCAAGATTTCGCTGCCGGCTGtcatgaaatcaaagaaaaagaaactgaaaatggcTGTGTAG
- the GTF2H3 gene encoding general transcription factor IIH subunit 3 isoform X1, giving the protein MSGDDEVNLLVVVIDTNPIWWGKQALLGSELTLSKCLDAAMVLGNSHLFMNRNNKLAVIASHIQESRFLYPGKHWASLDLFGESGESNISGSKDGKYELLTTINETIAEEIKELMTNTEVKGQQTETLLAGSLAKALCYIHRMTKESKASQEIKSRILVVKAAEDSALQYMNFMNVIFAAQKRNILIDACVLDSDSGLLQQACDITGGIYLKIPYKPSLLQYLLWVYLPDQEQRSQLILPPSVHVDYRAACFCHRNLIEIGYVCSVCLSIFCNFSPICTTCETAFKISLPAVMKSKKKKLKMAV; this is encoded by the exons ATGAGCGGGG ACGATGAGGTGAATCTCCTGGTCGTCGTCATCGACACTAACCCCATCTGGTGGGGGAAGCAAGCATTGTTGGGCTCAGAG CTTACATTATCAAAATGCCTCGATGCAGCCATGGTGTTGGGAAACTCACACTTATTTATGAACCGCAACAACAAACTTGCTGTGATAGCCAGTCATATACAAGAAAG CCGTTTCCTGTACCCTGGAAAACACTGGGCATCTCTCGATCTCTTTGGAGAATCTGGAGAATCGAATATTTCTGGCAGCAAGGACGGAAAATATGAATTATTAACCACCATAAATGAAACCATTGCAGAGGAGATAAAGGAGCTGATGACCAATA CTGAAGTAAAGGGGCAGCAGACAGAAACACTGCTGGCTGGATCTCTTGCTAAAGCACTTTGCT ATATTCACAGGATGACAAAAGAGAGTAAAG CCAGCCAGGAAATAAAGTCCAGGATTTTG GTCGTAAAAGCTGCCGAAGATAGTGCATTGCAATATATGAACTTCATGAATgtgatctttgcagcccagaaacGG aatattTTGATTGACGCCTGCGTGTTGGACTCTGATTCAGGACTTTTGCAGCAG GCGTGTGATATCACTGGCGGTATCTACTTGAAAATTCCCTACAAGCCCTCTCTTCTGCAGTATTTGCTG tgggTTTATCTGCCTGATCAAGAACAGAGATCCCAGCTGATCCTTCCACCCTCTGTTCACGTTGACTACCGTGCTGCCTGCTTCTGCCACAGAAATCTCATTGAAATTGGTTATGTCTGCTCTGTGTGTTTGTCAA tatTCTGCAACTTCAGTCCAATTTGCACCACTTGTGA gaccGCTTTCAAGATTTCGCTGCCGGCTGtcatgaaatcaaagaaaaagaaactgaaaatggcTGTGTAG